In the genome of Anas platyrhynchos isolate ZD024472 breed Pekin duck chromosome 21, IASCAAS_PekinDuck_T2T, whole genome shotgun sequence, one region contains:
- the LOC101800841 gene encoding tyrosine-protein phosphatase non-receptor type substrate 1 yields the protein MELLPRRPAWPLTCLVLLSLRPWPGADAQAGQGFQLHQPQKEVSVIAGETLTLICTVTEGGPPGPVKWLKGWGSGSETIYDQKDPSTWGVRAMNGSNTNFTILIKDVRPKDAGTYYCVKFRKGPTGDELYQRGDGTAVSVQARPSNPTVSGPSDRVEPGNVASFTCKSGGFFPSDINVNWFKDKTMMQSQLRNVTPGPSNFTYNMSSTVTVTLQKDDIRSELTCQVGHTTLTAPLTGSYHLSQILRVPPKVVMEPPGPVGLNETVSFTCDVQGFYPGSVTVTWLENGKEMNTGSTPQPTETSKGLFNLRSTVLVQAVLEKNGSVFACRVVHEGQDPLSRNATLWVAASGQKESNSPYTNGSSLFIYVAVGVVCTVLALLVVAILYLIRVKQSKGKSSPSARLHEPEKSSGTTTQDSDPNNMTYADLNFTKEKKNVQRVIEVSQQSEYACIQGSQAPASNDNLTYADLDMVHLSKAPRRPAPCPEETTSEYASVQIQRQ from the exons ATGGAGCTCCTGCCCCGCCGCCCTGCCTGGCCGCTGacctgcctggtgctgctcagCCTGCGCCCCTGGCCAG GTGCGGATGCTCAGGCGGGTCAGGGCTTTCAGCTGCACCAGCCCCAGAAGGAGGTGTCGGTGATTGCGGGGGAGACGCTGACCCTGATCTGCACCGTGACTGAAGGTGGTCCCCCCGGCCCTGTGAAGTGGCTGAAGGGCTGGGGCAGTGGCAGTGAGACCATTTATGACCAAAAAGACCCCTCAACCTGGGGGGTGAGGGCAATGAATGGGTCCAACACAAACTTCACCATCCTCATCAAAGACGTCCGCCCCAAGGACGCCGGCACCTATTACTGTGTGAAGTTTCGCAAAGGACCCACCGGTGATGAGTTGTATCAGCGTGGCGATGGCACGGCAGTGTCGGTGCAGG CCAGACCCTCCAACCCCACTGTGTCCGGGCCCAGTGACCGAGTGGAGCCGGGGAATGTGGCATCCTTCACCTGCAAGTCTGGGGGGTTCTTCCCCAGTGACATCAATGTGAATTGGTTCAAAGACAAGACCATGATGCAGTCTCAGCTGCGTAATGTCACCCCTGGGCCATCGAACTTCACCTACAACATGTCCAGCACCGTGACGGTGACGCTGCAGAAGGACGACATCCGCTCAGAGCTCACCTGCCAGGTGGGGCACACCACGCTGACGGCCCCGCTGACGGGGAGTTACCATCTGAGCCAGATCCTGCGAG TTCCCCCCAAAGTGGTCATGGAGCCTCCGGGCCCCGTGGGGCTGAACGAGACGGTGAGCTTCACCTGCGACGTGCAGGGCTTCTACCCGGGAAGCGTCACCGTCACCTGGCTGGAGAATGGGAAGGAGATGAACACGGGGAGCACTCCTCAGCCGACGGAGACCTCCAAGGGTTTGTTCAATCTGAGGAGCACGGTGTTGGTGCAAGCCGTGCTGGAGAAGAACGGCTCCGTGTTTGCCTGCCGGGTGGTGCACGAGGGCCAGGACCCCCTCAGCAGGAATGCCACGCTGTGGGTCGCCGCCTCAGGCCAGAAGGAATCCAACTCCCCCTACACAAACG GCAGTTCGCTCTTCATCTACGTTGCGGTGGGAGTGGTCTGCACCgtgctggcactgctggtgGTTGCAATTCTCTACCTCATCCGGGTGAAGCAGAGCAAGG GTAAAAGCTCGCCATCTGCTAG GTTACATGAGCCGGAGAAGAGCAGCGGGACAACCACCCAG GACTCCGACCCCAACAACATGACCTACGCTGACCTGAACTTCACCAAAGAGAAGAAGAACGTCCAGCGGGTCATCGAGGTGAGCCAGCAGTCGGAGTACGCCTGCATCCAGGGCAGCCAGGCGCCCGCCAGCAACGACAACCTCACCTATGCAGACCTGGACATGGTGCACCTCAGCAAGGCGCCCCGGCGGCCCGCCCCGTGCCCCGAGGAGACCACCTCCGAGTACGCCAGCGTCCAGATCCAGCGGCAGTGA